From the Nyctibius grandis isolate bNycGra1 unplaced genomic scaffold, bNycGra1.pri scaffold_115_arrow_ctg1, whole genome shotgun sequence genome, one window contains:
- the LOC137677272 gene encoding olfactory receptor 14A16-like has protein sequence MSNSSSITHFLLLAFADTRELQLLHFWLFLGIYLAALLGNGLIIITIACDHGLHTPMCFFLLNLSVLDLGSISTSLPKSMANSLWDTRAISYAGCAVQLFLVAFLIVAEYCLLTVMAYDRYVAICKPLHYGTLLGTRACVHMAAAAWASGFLNAVLHTANTFSLPLCQGNAVDQFFCEIPQILKLSCSQSYIRDFAVLVANVYLVLGCFVFIVLSYVQIFRAVLRIPSQQGRHKVFATCLPHLAVVSLVISTGIFASLKPTSISSPSLNLVVAVLYSVVPPAVNPLIYSMRNKEIKESISKVISWMFVNSEKLSSTLHK, from the coding sequence atgtccaacagcagctccatcacccacttcctcctcctggcattcGCAGACAcacgggagctgcagctcttgcacttctggctcttcctgggcatctacctggctgccctcctgggaaaTGGTCTCATCATCATCACCATAGCCTGTGACCACGgcctccacacccccatgtgcttcttcctcctcaacctctctGTTCTTGACCTGGGATCCATTTCCACCAGTCTCCCCAAATCCATGGCCAATTCCCTGTGGGACACCAGGGCCATCTCCTATGCAGGTTGTGCTGTCCAGCTCTTTCTGGTTGCCTTCTTGATAGTAGCAGAGTATTGTCTTCTGACAGTCATGGCCTATGACCGCTacgttgccatctgcaaacccctgcactacgggaccctcctgggcaccagagcttgtgtccacatggcagcagctgcctgggccagTGGGTTTCTCAATGCTGTGCTGCACAcggccaatacattttcactaccccTCTGCCAAGGCAATGCTGTGgatcagttcttctgtgaaatcccacagatcctcaagctctcctgctcacagtCCTACATCAGGGATTTTGCAGTACTTGTGGCTAATGTGTATTTAGTTTtgggatgttttgttttcattgtgctgtcctatgtgcagatcttcagggctgtgctgaggatcccctctcaGCAGGGACGGCACAAAGTCTTTGCCAcctgcctccctcacctggccgtGGTCTCCCTGGTTATCAGCACCGGTATATTTGCTTCTCTGAAGCCCACCTCTATCTCCTCGCCATCCCTCAATCTGGTGGTGGCAGTCTTGTATTCggtggtgcctccagcagtgaaccccctcatctacagcatgaggaacaagGAGATCAAGGAGTCCATTAGCAAAGTGATTTCATGGATGTTTGTCAATAGCGAGAAACTTTCCAGCACTCTCCACAAATGA
- the LOC137677273 gene encoding olfactory receptor 6E1-like has translation MGPENETAVTEFILEGFSGLDQRLQLFLSLVFLLIYLTTVMGNATIIFLVCVDHRLQTPMYFFISNLAFLEIWFTSSTSIKLFVILGSGRRTISLSSCFAQSYFYFALGCTEFVLLVVMSFDRYVAICQPLRYAAIMKPQLCIYLVVASWVTGFTLPSYRLVLLYKLTFCDSNRIHHFFCDNSPLFKLSCSDTSLLWKIDSVFLSLIMLGSLCLTLAFYICILFCILHLPAASGKKKAFATCSSHLTTLAIAYGSCIALYTCPSEAVSLDTNRIVALLNTVLYPFLNPFIYSLRNKTVILALKEAIARATVQLFP, from the coding sequence ATGGGACcagaaaatgaaactgcagtTACCGAGTTCATCCTAGAGGGTTTCTCAGGGCTTGATCAAAGACTACAGCTATTTCTCTCCCTGGTCTTTCTGCTCATATACCTGACAACAGTGATGGGGAACGCAACCATCATTTTCCTCGTGTGTGTGGATCACCGCCTGCAAACCCCCATGTACTTTTTCATCAGCAATCTGGCCTTCCTGGAAATCTGGTTTACATCCTCCACAAGCATCAAATTGTTTGTGATCCTGGGTTCTGGTAGGAGAACAATCTCACTAAGCAGCTGCTTTGCCCAATCCTATTTCTATTTTGCCCTGGGCTGTACAGAGTTTGTTCTACTTGTTGTCATGTCCTTTGACCGCTATGTTGCCATCTGCCAACCTTTGCGTTATGCTGCCATCATGAAGCCTCAGCTCTGCATCTACCTGGTTGTTGCTTCTTGGGTCACAGGCTTCACACTCCCGAGTTACCGTCTGGTCCTCCTCTATAAGCTGACTTTCTGTGACTCAAACAGGAtccatcattttttttgtgacaaCTCTCCCTTATTCAAACTGTCCTGCTCTGACACCAGCCTGCTTTGGAAAATAGACTCGGTCTTCTTATCATTGATCATGCTGGGTTCCTTATGTTTAACTCTGGCATTTTACATCTGCATCCTTTTCTGTATTCTACACCTTCCAGCAGcctctgggaagaaaaaagcttttgctaCATGTTCTTCCCATCTCACCACCTTGGCCATTGCATATGGGAGCTGCATTGCTCTCTACACGTGTCCTTCAGAAGCTGTTTCCTTGGACACCAACAGAATTGTAGCTTTGCTGAACACTGTCCTGTACCCATTCTTAAATCCGTTCATCTACAGCCTTAGAAACAAAACTGTGATACTGGCCCTGAAGGAAGCCATTGCCCGTGCAACAGTACAGCTTTTCCCCTAA